The Gemmatimonadaceae bacterium genome includes a window with the following:
- a CDS encoding response regulator transcription factor, producing the protein MPEERVESHEAAGPQTLSATSVVLVVGVRLYREGLAVELGRDPRLDVVGQCGTPAEALAIVGATPPDVILVDIRTPQAFTLLRLLREQSAPVRVVAFAVAEDEDDIERCAEAGVAGFVTQDVSIDDIANAVIAARCGELNCSPRSAALLLRRLATLASRVSASRAPGDVLSQLTAREREILALLATGCSNKAIAGELHIETTTVKNHVHRILEKIGARTRIEAAARVRGMERLPHLNRRVSDR; encoded by the coding sequence ATGCCCGAGGAGCGCGTGGAGTCGCACGAGGCGGCGGGACCGCAGACCCTCTCCGCGACCAGCGTGGTGCTGGTGGTGGGAGTGCGCCTGTATCGCGAGGGGCTGGCGGTGGAACTGGGCCGCGATCCACGCCTGGACGTGGTGGGACAGTGCGGCACGCCGGCCGAGGCGCTGGCCATCGTCGGTGCGACCCCGCCGGACGTGATCCTGGTGGACATCCGCACGCCACAGGCGTTCACGCTCCTGCGGCTGCTGCGTGAGCAATCCGCGCCGGTGCGCGTGGTCGCCTTCGCGGTGGCCGAGGACGAGGACGACATCGAGCGGTGCGCCGAGGCGGGTGTGGCGGGGTTCGTGACACAGGATGTCTCGATCGACGACATCGCGAACGCCGTGATCGCCGCCCGCTGCGGGGAACTGAACTGCTCCCCGCGCAGCGCCGCGCTGCTGCTGCGGCGACTCGCAACGCTGGCGTCGAGGGTGTCGGCGTCGCGCGCCCCGGGGGATGTGCTGTCGCAGCTCACGGCGCGTGAGCGCGAGATCCTCGCGTTGCTGGCGACGGGGTGCTCGAACAAGGCTATCGCCGGCGAGCTGCACATCGAGACGACGACCGTCAAGAACCACGTGCACCGGATCCTCGAGAAGATCGGTGCGCGCACCCGCATCGAGGCCGCGGCCCGCGTGCGCGGGATGGAGCGGCTGCCGCACCTGAACCGGCGGGTGAGCGACCGGTAG
- a CDS encoding DUF4255 domain-containing protein, which translates to MHTALRATSRTLQAYFQRGINADPDLQLLFDALLGGTMTISLNTPQEMRTHNLQGLSLWLYRVERDDQRLNAPPTRPTPGQLLRAPLPMRLHYLVTPFVAIDPANPQSSPAREQELLGKVLQLVHQAPIIRGADLADTLTGGEGQLAVRLETLSLEEITRVWAALQAPYQLSASFEVTLALIMPQSEPVLASPVQVVQTEYVVMVGANAP; encoded by the coding sequence ATGCACACCGCGCTCCGGGCCACCAGCCGCACGCTGCAGGCGTACTTCCAGCGCGGCATCAACGCCGATCCGGACCTGCAGCTGCTCTTCGACGCGCTGCTGGGCGGCACCATGACCATCTCGCTCAACACGCCGCAGGAGATGCGGACGCACAACCTGCAGGGTCTCTCGCTCTGGCTCTATCGCGTGGAGCGCGACGACCAGCGCCTGAACGCCCCGCCCACGCGGCCCACGCCGGGCCAGCTCCTGCGCGCGCCGCTGCCGATGCGGCTGCACTACCTCGTCACGCCCTTCGTCGCCATCGACCCGGCCAACCCGCAGTCGAGCCCCGCCCGCGAGCAGGAGCTGCTGGGCAAGGTGCTGCAGCTCGTCCACCAGGCACCGATCATCCGCGGCGCCGACCTGGCCGACACGCTCACCGGTGGCGAAGGCCAGCTCGCGGTGCGCCTCGAGACCCTCTCGCTGGAGGAGATCACGCGGGTCTGGGCGGCGCTGCAGGCACCCTACCAACTCTCGGCGTCGTTCGAGGTGACCCTCGCGCTGATCATGCCGCAGTCCGAGCCGGTGCTGGCGTCGCCGGTGCAGGTGGTGCAGACGGAGTACGTGGTGATGGTCGGGGCCAACGCACCGTGA